The genome window CAAACAGATATTAGCTCTGTAATTATCACATACCAAAAGGTCACTATCGGAATAAAAATTAGCTCTTCCAGCTGAAGTTGTATAAAATATAACTAGTGGGGGTTCTACGCTTTGTCATCTCCATCAACTTCAGAACCAACTTTTGGTTCAGCAATTTTGACACTTTCCGGTGCCATGACACGTCCAGTCATAGGATGAACTGGACGAGTGTCCCGTGGACCTCCTTTTTGTCCCATAGCTAGCATAGGCGGAGGAGGTAATACACCTGCTCGGAAAAGAAGACGTTCAACCGGTTCTGACGGCTGTGCACCAACAGATAACCAATATCTGCAGACCCGCAAAGATCAGGTAAGCAATACATGATTGTATGATCCTAAAAGCTATCTGATGATCAGAGAGTATAAGAAACAACAAGTCGTAGGTCTTGCAGCAACTAAAAGCAAAGTCAGAGTACAACCATTTGAGCACTATTTTCCTTTTGGACATTTGCAAGAATAAACTTGAGTGATGGCAATCTCATCCAAAGAGAGAAACAG of Nicotiana tomentosiformis chromosome 7, ASM39032v3, whole genome shotgun sequence contains these proteins:
- the LOC104100758 gene encoding small ribosomal subunit protein bS16m/bS16c-like, with protein sequence MVVRLRLSRFGCKNKPCYRVMAADSRSPRDGKHLEVLGYYNPLPGQDGGKRMGLNFDRVKYWLSVGAQPSEPVERLLFRAGVLPPPPMLAMGQKGGPRDTRPVHPMTGRVMAPESVKIAEPKVGSEVDGDDKA